In one Nicotiana sylvestris chromosome 8, ASM39365v2, whole genome shotgun sequence genomic region, the following are encoded:
- the LOC104248932 gene encoding uncharacterized protein, translated as MANRFGAFNTGKGLLQVETDDDETNVVRRNILVNLENTFNLFPNPNSASISTRNISLTISPHPATIYISPPPIPPKFTISPEALPVIMMTNAQSYALATSVTESQQNQLALCPYKRPGKEIKTTSWDDPDRELHNLRKIVEEEMRARNIQILRYESLCMHPNVELPPGFKIPKFNTFNGKGYPIYHLKDYCNRLVGIGHNEAIRMKLFIQSLTGLALDWYTQQNLSKWYMWEDITRDFVEQYKFYNGDSPTLCDMREVERMQYESFAEYAMRWRLEATKIRPQLPENELISTFIKMQKGIYYEKLLCARLHDFSNLTRVGKLIESSIRAGRIVDKSKLQATSQGDALENLQGKKRKIDSVCIPAHQP; from the coding sequence ATGGCAAACCGATTTGGAGCATTCAATACCGGTAAAGGTTTGTTGCAAGTTGAGACTGATGATGATGAGACAAATGTTGTACGGAGGAACATTTTGGTCAATCTGGAAAATACTTTCAACCTTTTTCCCAACCCAAATTCTGCTTCCATCTCAACCCGAAATATCTCTTTGACCATATCTCCTCACCCAGCAACTATTTACATAAGTCCTCCACCGATACCGCCAAAATTTACTATCAGTCCAGAGGCTTTGCCAGTCATCATGATGACCAATGCCCAATCATATGCACTTGCAACATCAGTCACAGAAAGCCAACAAAATCAACTAGCGCTATGTCCATACAAAAGACCAGGAAAGGAAATTAAGACGACTAGCTGGGATGATCCAGATAGAGAGCTCCATAACCTAAGAAAGATCGTGGAGGAAGAAATGCGTGCAAGAAATATTCAGATTTTAAGATATGAAAGTTTGTGCATGCATCCAAATGTTGAGCTTCCGCCAGGattcaaaattccaaaattcaataCTTTCAATGGGAAAGGATATCCCATTTATCATTTGAAAGACTACTGTAACAGATTAGTGGGGATTGGACATAATGAAGCCATTCGAATGAAGTTGTTCATTCAGAGTCTAACAGGGCTAGCGCTTGATTGGTACACTCAACAAAATCTTAGCAAATGGTACATGTGGGAGGACATTACCCGCGATTTTGTAGAACAATATAAGTTTTATAATGGAGATAGTCCAACGCTTTGTGATATGCGTGAAGTAGAAAGAATGCAATACGAGTCTTTTGCAGAATATGCCATGCGATGGAGACTGGAGGCTACAAAAATACGCCCTCAATTGCCTGAGAATGAGTTGATTTCCACCTTCATCAAAATGCAAAAAGGCATATACTATGAAAAGTTGTTATGCGCTCGGCTACATGACTTCTCGAATTTGACTAGAGTTGGAAAACTGATAGAATCAAGCATTCGAGCAGGAAGAATTGTTGACAAATCAAAATTACAAGCCACTTCTCAAGGCGATGCACTCGAGAATTTACAAGGCAAAAAGAGGAAGATAGATTCTGTTTGCATTCCCGCTCATCAGCCATAA